CACGGGGCGGTGCTGCTCGTCGGCGACGCGCCCTATTACCAGCGCTTCGGCTTTTCGCGCGCCGGCGCGGAAAACCTCGACCTGCCTGGCCCCGTGGAGATCGCCCGCTTCCTCGCGCTGGAGCTTAAGCCCGGCGCGCTCGCTGGCGCGCAGGGACTGGTCCGGGCGACCGGCGCCTTCGCTGCGACCGAGGCCGAGCGACGCCTCGCGGCGTAACCTTCGTCAAACCGTCACATCTCATGTCAAAATACGGCCTCGCGCAAGCGGGGCCGCTTGACCTTGTCCGGCGTCTCGGCCAGTAAACCGCCCAATTCCCGCCCACCCGAGAAGGATGACATCATGACTGACTGGCCCATTCACGGCCGCATTTCCGGCCCGATCGTGATGATTGGCTTCGGCTCCATCGGCAAGGGCGCGCTGCCGCTGATCGAGCGGCATTTCGAGTTCGACCATAACCGCCTCGTCGTGATCGACCCAATCGACGTCGATCGCGAAATCGCGGAAAGCCGCGGCTATGAATTCATCAAATCCGCCGTCACCAAGCACAATTACCGCGACCTGCTGGTTCCGCTGCTGACGCGCGGCGGCGGCCAGGGCTTCTGCGTCAATCTGTCGGTGGATACGTCCTCGCTGGCGATCATGGAGCTGTGCCGCGAGATCGGCGCGCTTTACGTCGACACGGTGATCGAGCCCTGGGCCGGCTTTTACTTCGACAAGCATCTCGGCCCGGAAAGCCGCTCGAACTACGCCCTGCGCGAGACCGTACTAGAATCGCGCCGCAAGAACCCCGGCGGGACGACCGCCATTTCCACCTGCGGGGCCAATCCCGGCATGGTGTCCTGGTTCGTGAAGCAGGCTTTGGTCAATCTCGCCGCCGATCTCGGCGACAAGGCGCCGGAGCCGAAAACCCGCGAGGAATGGGCGGCGCTCGCCCACCGCCTCGGCGTCAAGGGCGTGCATATCGCCGAACGCGACACCCAGCGCGCCAGGGACCCCAAGCCGCGCGGCGTCTTCGTCAACACCTGGTCGGTGGAAGGTTTTGTTTCGGAAGGCATGCAGCCGGCCGAACTCGGCTGGGGCACCCACGAGACCTGGATGCCGGAAAACGGCCGCACCCACAAATTCGGCTGCGGCGCCGCGATCTATCTGCTGCAGCCGGGCGCCAACACAAGGGTGCGCAGCTGGACCCCGACGCCGGGGCCGCAATATGGCTTCCTGGTCACCCACAACGAGTCGATCTCGATCGCCGATTATTACACCGTGCGCAACGACAAGGGCGAGGCGGTCTATCGCCCGACCTGCCATTACGCCTATCACCCGGCCGACGACGCCGTGTTGTCGCTGCATGAAATGTTCGGCGCCGGCGGCAAGGTGCAGGAAAAGAACCATATCCTGGACGAGCACGAGATCGTGGACGGCATCGACGAACTGGGCGTGCTGCTGTTCGGCCACGCCAAGGGCGCCTATTGGTACGGCTCGCAGCTCTCGATCGAGGAGACGCGCGACCTGTGCCCCTATCAGAACGCCACCGGCCTTCAGGTGTCCTCGGCGGTGCTGGCGGGCATGGTCTATGCGCTGGAAAACCCGGAAGCCGGCATTCTTGAGGCCGACGAACTGGACTACAAGCGCTGCCTCGAAATCCAGCGCCCCTATCTCGGCCCGGTGGTCGGCGTCTATACCGACTGGACCCCGCTGCAAGACCGCCCCGGCTTCTTCCCCGAGGACATCGACGAAAGCGACCCCTGGCAGTTCCGCAACATTCTGGTGCGCTAATCAGAAGGACCGGCGCCCCTTCTCCCCTTGCGGGAGAAGGTGGCGCGAAGCGCCGGATGAGGGGGCCGTGGGCTGGCCCCAACGTCGTCGATCGCCTCGGTGATTGGCGGCGCGCGGCTCTCCGGCCTGAACCAGATTCGGGGGGCGTTTTACCCGCAAACCCAAACGTATCCGATGGGGCTTGCCCTCCAACAGGCGCCTACCCCATAGGCCCACCACCGTCCGCGATAGAAGCGTCGTCCAGTGCCGTACCATACGCCGCCGTAATAGCGTCCGCCGACCCGATACGCCCTTCGGGCTCCGGCGCGATATGCCCCTCGGGCTCCGGCGCGATAGCCGCCGCGATAGCCAGGACGCGCGCCATATCCTGCCCGCATGCCGCCGCCGCGAACGCCATAACCGCGGTGCGCCACGCCACCGCCGCGATGGAAGCCGCCAGCGCCGCCGTGGAAGCCTCCGCGTCCGCCGCCTCCGCCTCCGCGTCCGCCCCGCACCAGTTCCAATTGCGGCGCCGGGGTGGTGGCGCCTATGTCGGTAGCGGAGACCGGAAGGGCCAGGGCGGGATTGAAGTCCGCGAAAGCCAGCGCGAACGCGAAAGCATACGAAGCGAGCCGTTTCATGAGCATTTTGAGCCTCCCAATGTTGCTTCGTCTTAACAACTGAGCACGGCTGCGATTCGTTTCAATCGCCTGAGTTTTTTTGAAGTTTCGGCGTTTGCTGTCCGAGCCGCCGCCGTCGCAAAGCCAAGAAGTCGGGAGGCCGACAGCGCGCTGCCGGACTCTCATTTTTGTCCTATGCAGGTGACTAATTTTCAGGCGCGGCGAGTGAGTTCAAGAGTTTCACCTAGGCGCACGCGCGGTTCTTATTCGCTCAGGTCTTCTTTTTGAACAGATTATCTACTGGGTCTTCTTTTCCCTGTGATTTCTGATAGGCGGATGGAAATCGTTTGTTGGCGTGAGCTTGATCCGCCTTCGGCTTTTTGGCCTCTTTATTTCCTCTGACTTGACCCTTAGCCATCGTTCCCTCCCATTGTCACGCTTTGTGCGACAGGCGCCCTGATCGCTGCCGTTGCGACATGCTGGCGGAGCGCATTTTGCCGATATTCGTGCCTGCCCTAACTCGAAATGGTGATTATAAGGCGTTGGTCACAGCCCACGCTCTCCCAAAAAAGCGCGATTTCGTCAGTCATGCATGAACACAATCCCGCGTTCGCGACAGCAGAGGTGGGCGCGCCGCTCTTTGGGCTCTTCGCGTCCCAGAGCCGCAAGGCTTCGCGAAAAAAATGCAGGTCCGCCTGCTGACGGCCGATGATCCGTTCG
This genomic interval from Candidatus Rhodoblastus alkanivorans contains the following:
- a CDS encoding homospermidine synthase, which translates into the protein MTDWPIHGRISGPIVMIGFGSIGKGALPLIERHFEFDHNRLVVIDPIDVDREIAESRGYEFIKSAVTKHNYRDLLVPLLTRGGGQGFCVNLSVDTSSLAIMELCREIGALYVDTVIEPWAGFYFDKHLGPESRSNYALRETVLESRRKNPGGTTAISTCGANPGMVSWFVKQALVNLAADLGDKAPEPKTREEWAALAHRLGVKGVHIAERDTQRARDPKPRGVFVNTWSVEGFVSEGMQPAELGWGTHETWMPENGRTHKFGCGAAIYLLQPGANTRVRSWTPTPGPQYGFLVTHNESISIADYYTVRNDKGEAVYRPTCHYAYHPADDAVLSLHEMFGAGGKVQEKNHILDEHEIVDGIDELGVLLFGHAKGAYWYGSQLSIEETRDLCPYQNATGLQVSSAVLAGMVYALENPEAGILEADELDYKRCLEIQRPYLGPVVGVYTDWTPLQDRPGFFPEDIDESDPWQFRNILVR